A window from Rana temporaria chromosome 8, aRanTem1.1, whole genome shotgun sequence encodes these proteins:
- the LOC120909443 gene encoding zinc finger protein OZF-like, translated as MMENQPPFTSPDGSSTGRCPRPPHPTLEHHNDYNIKVEDSDDDDEEEEEECINSDHSCNEENFPTKTGTDGSRDRNPPERCPHILDSPEEGHRDLEDDQEELFNVVKMEDTDEEETCAGGDLLCKEEEVPSEISADGRYIENTSQGLDSPGENVVTPDIHQGLHSPDKTLETFPTENTDFLITHQKTDVIKKPYSCPQCEKSYTKKSNLIEHISAHNGEKLHPCPECGKFFTQKSYLGQHQKIHTGEKPYSCPQCGKCFTHKTNLAEHKKIHTGERPFSCSVCGKSFTRKCYLASHETMHTGQKPFSCSECGKSYNKRSNLLEHVRSHTGEKLFSCDICGKSFTQRSYLGQHQRIHTGEKPFMCSECGKSFTHKPNLAEHMKTHTGEKPYSCPECGRCFARKSFLDDHRSIHSGEKPFSCTECGKCFRKEPSLIFHQRSHTGEKPFSCAHCGKCFTHKSYLVRHQKTHRD; from the exons atgatggagaatcagccgcccttcacatcaccgg atggatccagtactgggagatgtccccgtcctccccACCCCACTCTGGAACATCACAACGACTACAATATAAAAGTAGAGGattctgatgatgatgatgaagaggaggaggaggagtgtatAAACAGTGATCACTCATGTAATGAGGAGAATTTCCCCACAAAGACTGGCACAG atggatccagggacagaaacccaccagagagatgtccccatatTTTGGATTCCCCCGAGGAGGGTCACAGAGATTTAGAGGATGATCAG gAGGAATTATTTAATGTTGTTAAAATGGAAGATACAGATGAAGAGGAGACATGTGCAGGGGGTGATCTGCTGTGTAAAGAGGAGGAAGTCCCTTCAGAGATCAGTGCAG ATGGACGTTATATTGAGAACACATCTCAGGGGCTAGATAGCCCAGGAGAAAATGTTGTCACCCCAGATATCCATCAAGGACTCCACAGCCCAGATAAAACTTTAGAGACATTTCCTACAGAAAACACTGACTTCCTTATTACGCACCAGAAAACTGACGTCATCAAGAAGCCATACTCCTGTCCACAGTGTGAAAAGTCCTACACCAAGAAATCCAACCTCATAGAACACATCAGCGCTCACAACGGCGAGAAGCTACATCCTtgtccagagtgcgggaaattCTTCACCCAAAAGTCGTATCTCGGACAGCACCAAAAAATTCACACGggtgaaaagccgtattcctgtccgcAGTGCGGAAAGTGCTTCACTCACAAAACCAACCTGGCCGAGCATAAGAAAATTCACACGGGCGAGCGGCCTTTTTCTTGCTCGGTGTGCGGAAAGTCTTTTACCCGGAAGTGTTACCTGGCCAGCCATGAGACCATGCACACAGGCCAGAAGCCTTTCTCTTGTTCCGAGTGTGGGAAATCCTACAACAAGAGATCCAATCTTCTGGAACATGTTAGAAGTCATACAGGGGAGAAACTCTTTTCCTGCGATATTTGCGGGAAAAGCTTCACGCAGAGGTCCTACCTGGGgcaacaccagaggattcacacaggggagaagccatttaTGTGTTCGGAGTGCGGCAAAAGCTTCACCCATAAACCAAACCTAGCAGAGCACATGAAGacccacacaggggagaagccctaTTCCTGCCCGGAATGCGGGAGGTGTTTCGCCCGCAAGTCATTCCTGGACGATCATCGGTCCATCCACAGCGGGGAGAAACCCTTTTCCtgtacagagtgcgggaaatgcttcaGGAAGGAACCATCGCTTATTTTCCATCAGAGGAGCCACACCGGGGAAAAGCCCTTTTCTTGTGCACACTGCGGGAAATGCTTCACTCACAAGTCATATCTAGTGAGGCATCAGAAGACCCATCGTGATTAG
- the LOC120909444 gene encoding zinc finger and SCAN domain-containing protein 20-like, whose amino-acid sequence MTERIIHLALEIICLVTGERFPPVQSGDHVTIKVSPPPALKPERNKEQKILEVTKKIIELLTGEVEHLINVKVEVTESEEEVCLRTDVQCKEEKVPKDRSKCEEKKVPAEGSKCKEEKVPAEGSKCKEEKVSENGSKFTEEKVSTDGSKWKQENVPTDGSKWEQEKVPTDGSMWEQEKVPTDGSKWEQEKVPTDGSMWEQEKVPTNGSKWEKVPANGYNCKEEKVPAGGSKWEQEKVPADGSKWEQKVVPTDGSKWEQEKVPTDGSKWEQVKVPTDGSKWEKVPANGYNCKEEKVPAGGSKWKLENVPTEGSSNRNPPERCPRPLYSTQEDHTIPHHHQGEAMMKIKAQVGEEVCMEVDLLSEESQAPPEICTDGSSGRIIPEKRSRPLTTQRDHSLHHHDQDEEMKDFQVVVIKEENEENLAFPMTREEELPAEIGTDGTYVRKTTERYRSSSRNHAGQNSDVSPGSPENFLYNSDINLGLYIADISPDSGKSSGGSRGERVYRCSECNKTFCQNAALVRHQRNHTGEKPFPCVDCGKSFTRKSILVEHRRIHTGEKPFSCLECGKCFTQRSGLLIHRKTHRGPMKFPCSGCGNFFALTINTDTGQIETFCASCRKSTIPPPISPISPKSNGYNAEEGSILYIAEEIGIPGQENSKNISRESKLLSQSKTPTGEKRYTCNECNKSFTRKSILVEHQRIHTGEKPFSCSQCWKSFTQRSGLLIHRRIHAREKIYSCSECGCIFTQKANNLAGEESSCPDCRNSAIQKA is encoded by the exons ATGACTGAGCGGATAATACACCTCGCCCTGGAGATCATCTGCCtggtgaccggagag AGATTTCCTCCGGTGCAGTCCGGTGACCATGTGACCATCAAGGTGTCTCCACCTCCTGccctaaaacctgagaggaacaaagaacagaagattctagaagtcaccaagaagatcatTGAgttgctgactggagag GTGGAACATCTGATCAATGTTAAAGTTGAAGTCACAGAGAGTGAAGAAGAGGTGTGTTTGAGAACTGATGTGCAATGTAAGGAGGAGAAAGTTCCTAAAGATAGATCCAAGTGCGAAGAGAAGAAAGTTCCTGCAGAGGGATCCAAGTGTAAAGAGGAGAAAGTTCCTGCAGAGGGATCCAAGTGTAAGGAGGAGAAAGTTTCTGAAAATGGATCCAAGTTTACAGAGGAGAAAGTTTCCACGGATGGATCCAAGTGGAAGCAGGAGAAtgttcctacagatggatccaagtGGGAGCAGGAGAAggttcctacagatggatccatgTGGGAGCAGGAGAAggttcctacagatggatccaagtGGGAGCAGGAGAAggttcctacagatggatccatgTGGGAGCAGGAGAAGGTTCCTACAAATGGATCCAAGTGGGAGAAGGTTCCTGCAAATGGATACAACTGCAAAGAGGAGAAAGTTCCTGCAGGTGGATCCAAGTGGGAGCAGGAGAAGGTTCCTGCAGATGGATCCAAGTGGGAGCAGAAGGTggttcctacagatggatccaagtGGGAGCAGGAGAAggttcctacagatggatccaagtGGGAGCAGGTGAAggttcctacagatggatccaagtGGGAGAAGGTTCCTGCAAATGGATACAACTGCAAAGAGGAGAAAGTTCCTGCAGGTGGATCCAAGTGGAAGCTGGAGAACGTTCCTACAGAAGGATCCAgtaacagaaacccaccagagagatgtccccgtcctctgtattccacacaggaagatcacaccatccctcaccatcatcag GGTGAAGCTATGATGAAGATAAAAGCACAAGTAGGTGAAGAAGTGTGTATGGAGGTTGACCTGCTAAGTGAAGAGAGCCAAGCTCCACCCGAGATCTGCACAG atggatccagcgGCAGAATTATACCGGAGAAACGTTCCCGTCCTCTTACCACACAGAGAGATCACAGCCTCCACCACCATGATCAG gatGAAGAAATGAAAGATTTCCAGGTTGTCGTTATTAAAGAGGAGAACGAGGAGAACTTGGCATTTCCTATGACGAGGGAGGAGGAACTTCCAGCAGAGATCGGGACAG ATGGAACCTACGTCAGGAAGACTACAGAGAGATATCGTAGTTCTTCACGGAATCACGCCGGTCAGAATAGTGACGTCTCTCCGGGTTCCCCGGAAAATTTCCTCTACAACTCCGACATAAATCTGGGACTTTACATTGCCGACATATCCCCCGATTCTGGCAAGAGCAGTGGGGGGAGCCGGGGGGAACGGGTATATCGCTGCTCCGAGTGCAATAAGACTTTTTGCCAGAACGCCGCCCTCGTTCGACATCAGAGGAACCACACCGGTGAAAAGCCCTTCCCATGTGTGGATTGTGGGAAAAGTTTTACCCGGAAGTCGATCCTGGTGGAACATCGGAGGATTCACACGGGTGAAAAGCCGTTCTCATGTTTGGAGTGCGGAAAGTGTTTCACGCAGAGATCGGGTCTCCTCATTCACCGCAAGACCCACAGAGGCCCCATGAAATTTCCGTGCAGCGGGTGTGGGAATTTTTTTGCGCTGACGATAAACACTGACACGGGGCAGATAGAGACCTTTTGTGCCAGCTGCCGAAAATCTACCATCCCGCCTCCTATTTCGCCTATTTCTCCTAAGTCCAATGGCTACAATGCAGAAGAGGGATCAATTCTATACATAGCAGAAGAGATAGGCATCCCAGGACAGGAGAATAGTAAAAACATCTCTCGGGAGTCTAAACTTCTCAGCCAGTCTAAAACTCCCACGGGGGAAAAGCGGTACACGTGTAACGAGTGCAATAAAAGCTTCACGCGGAAGTCCATCCTGGTGGAGCACCAGAGAatccacacaggggagaagccattctCCTGCTCCCAGTGTTGGAAAAGTTTCACACAAAGATCCGGCCTCCTCATACACCGGAGGATTCATGCCCGCGAGAAAATATATTCCTGCTCGGAGTGCGGTTGTATTTTTACCCAGAAGGCCAACAATCTTGCCGGCGAAGAGAGTTCCTGCCCTGACTGCCGAAACTCTGCTATCCAGAAGGCTTAG